The following coding sequences are from one Paenibacillus sp. FSL R5-0912 window:
- a CDS encoding acyltransferase family protein has translation MKKRRELWIDAAKGFSIIFVVMGHSGDAAANHYLSWFRMPLFFLLSGLVFKPVDPGRYLGWAAKRTKGLMTPYFAYGLLIAVVLLLFSFNIRGFAENIARLFYGGLSLTGPYGVFWFITCLLFTQLLFGYIVRYSRRTQLLLITSAYLVSHLISLTALKNFNLPWNIDVALLAVTYYALGFYGKQAIPTLISRYSALLVLLPLSTLVLLLERTGVIHYSLNMKYKEYESLVLDLAVPLLISLSICAAVYQLARLIPLGWMGSLGRNTITIMYLHLPLNYSLKYLLGADYGLVPFTLIGVVLPLLIAKWTERYPVLSKLYLGKGTGNHPANRHGKAASVSSNG, from the coding sequence GTGAAAAAAAGACGTGAATTATGGATTGATGCGGCCAAGGGCTTCAGTATTATTTTTGTAGTGATGGGCCATTCCGGCGATGCGGCAGCGAATCATTATTTGTCCTGGTTCCGGATGCCGTTGTTCTTTCTGCTAAGCGGGCTGGTGTTCAAACCGGTCGATCCCGGACGTTATCTGGGTTGGGCGGCGAAACGGACCAAGGGACTGATGACTCCCTATTTTGCCTACGGTCTCCTGATTGCGGTGGTACTGCTGCTGTTCAGCTTCAATATACGGGGATTCGCGGAAAATATAGCGAGGCTGTTCTACGGGGGGCTGTCGCTGACCGGTCCTTACGGGGTGTTCTGGTTCATCACCTGCCTGCTGTTTACGCAATTGCTCTTTGGATACATCGTCAGATATTCCCGCAGAACACAACTTCTCCTGATCACCTCCGCCTACCTTGTCTCCCATTTGATCTCCCTGACCGCGCTTAAGAACTTCAATCTTCCCTGGAACATCGATGTTGCACTGCTTGCGGTTACTTATTATGCACTCGGGTTCTATGGCAAACAAGCCATTCCTACGCTAATCAGCCGCTATTCGGCCTTGCTGGTACTGCTTCCTTTGTCTACACTTGTGCTGCTGCTGGAACGGACAGGTGTCATTCATTACAGTCTGAATATGAAATACAAAGAATATGAGTCGCTGGTGCTGGATCTGGCTGTTCCGCTGCTGATTTCCTTGTCGATCTGTGCGGCGGTGTACCAGCTTGCAAGGCTGATTCCGCTGGGCTGGATGGGCAGCCTTGGAAGGAATACCATCACCATTATGTATCTGCATCTGCCTTTGAATTACAGCCTTAAATATCTGCTTGGTGCGGATTACGGGCTGGTACCCTTCACACTGATTGGAGTGGTTCTGCCGCTGCTTATCGCCAAGTGGACTGAGCGCTACCCGGTATTGTCGAAGCTCTATCTTGGAAAAGGTACAGGCAATCATCCGGCAAACCGGCACGGCAAGGCTGCATCTGTCTCTAGTAATGGATGA
- a CDS encoding ABC transporter ATP-binding protein produces the protein MSTILEVRNLKKHYPIRKGFFSKQVGAVKAVDGITLSVQQGETLAVVGESGCGKSTTGRAILRLIEPTEGEIMFNGTDVRALSTEQLRRFRTDMQMVFQDPYASLDPRWTVQRILEEPLRTHESAPASELKSRVEQLMEVVGLSPYQAHRFPHEFSGGQRQRIGIARALALNPKFIVCDEPVSALDVSIQAQVLNLMQDLQEQYGLTYMFISHDLSVVKFISDRVAVMYLGRIVELAPTGSLFAKPLHPYTQALMSAVPVPSPGVKKQRIVLTGDVPNPETPPSGCAFHPRCPYAMDRCKKEAPVLRELDSGHQVSCHLY, from the coding sequence ATGAGCACAATCCTTGAAGTCCGCAACCTGAAGAAGCATTATCCGATCCGCAAAGGCTTCTTCTCCAAGCAGGTCGGTGCTGTAAAAGCAGTAGACGGCATTACGTTATCCGTACAGCAGGGGGAGACGCTTGCGGTGGTCGGTGAATCCGGCTGCGGCAAATCCACCACCGGCCGGGCCATCCTGCGGCTGATTGAGCCGACGGAAGGCGAGATTATGTTTAACGGCACCGATGTGCGCGCTCTGAGTACTGAACAGCTGCGCAGGTTCCGTACCGATATGCAAATGGTGTTCCAGGACCCTTATGCTTCACTCGACCCGCGCTGGACCGTCCAGCGTATACTGGAGGAGCCGCTTCGTACACACGAGTCCGCTCCGGCCAGCGAGCTCAAAAGCCGGGTAGAGCAGCTGATGGAGGTGGTGGGCTTGTCCCCCTATCAAGCCCACCGCTTTCCCCATGAATTCTCCGGCGGCCAGCGGCAGCGGATCGGGATTGCCCGGGCGCTTGCACTGAATCCGAAGTTCATTGTCTGTGACGAGCCGGTATCTGCACTGGATGTCTCTATCCAGGCCCAGGTGCTGAATCTGATGCAGGATCTGCAGGAGCAATATGGCCTTACCTATATGTTCATTTCCCATGACCTGTCCGTTGTGAAATTTATCAGTGACCGCGTGGCAGTGATGTACCTCGGACGGATCGTCGAGCTGGCACCGACGGGGTCACTGTTCGCGAAGCCGCTGCATCCCTATACGCAGGCGCTGATGTCGGCAGTCCCAGTGCCGAGTCCGGGAGTGAAGAAGCAGCGGATTGTCCTGACCGGTGACGTTCCGAATCCGGAGACGCCGCCGAGCGGCTGCGCCTTCCATCCGCGTTGCCCCTATGCCATGGACCGCTGCAAGAAAGAGGCTCCGGTGCTGCGCGAGCTGGACTCGGGCCATCAGGTCTCCTGCCATTTGTATTAA
- a CDS encoding ABC transporter permease → MLKYIVKSLLQVIPTLLIVSLIVFVLVRVTGDPVALMLPETATAADRAALTQALGLDQPLAAQYIKFLGSALQGDFGNSFRYGESALPLVLERLPASFELAAAAMLFAVLMAIPLGIASAVKRNTFTDLMISGVSVIGKAMPNFWMGIMLILLFSVILGVLPVSGRGGFTHLVLPAFTLGVGLAAQMTRLIRSSMLDILNQDYIRTARSKGIQELLVVGKHAFRNGMIPVVTIMSLQFTSLIGGTLITETVFAWPGLGQLLVVAVNTHDMAIVQAAVFVIAFIVVVTNILTDVAYRLLDPRIKYN, encoded by the coding sequence TTGCTAAAATATATCGTCAAATCTCTGCTGCAGGTCATCCCGACCTTACTGATAGTCTCTCTGATCGTGTTCGTGCTGGTCCGGGTTACAGGTGATCCCGTAGCGCTGATGCTGCCGGAGACGGCAACTGCCGCGGACCGGGCGGCATTGACCCAGGCGCTCGGGCTGGATCAGCCGCTCGCGGCCCAATACATCAAATTCCTGGGCAGTGCACTGCAAGGGGATTTCGGCAATTCGTTCCGCTATGGGGAATCCGCGCTGCCGCTTGTCCTTGAGCGGCTGCCGGCCAGCTTCGAGCTGGCTGCCGCTGCGATGCTGTTCGCTGTTCTGATGGCGATCCCGCTCGGTATAGCTTCTGCGGTGAAGCGCAATACGTTCACCGATCTGATGATTTCCGGGGTCTCGGTTATTGGCAAGGCGATGCCGAACTTCTGGATGGGCATCATGCTGATTCTGCTGTTCTCGGTTATTCTCGGGGTACTGCCGGTATCCGGGCGGGGAGGATTTACCCATCTGGTGCTGCCTGCGTTCACACTGGGCGTGGGGCTCGCGGCACAGATGACCCGGCTGATCCGTTCGAGCATGCTGGACATTCTGAACCAGGACTACATCCGCACCGCGCGCAGCAAGGGTATACAGGAGCTGCTGGTTGTAGGCAAGCATGCTTTTCGCAATGGAATGATTCCTGTGGTGACGATTATGAGCCTGCAGTTCACCAGCCTGATCGGCGGAACCTTGATTACAGAGACGGTATTCGCCTGGCCGGGCCTTGGACAGCTGCTGGTCGTTGCAGTGAATACGCATGATATGGCGATAGTACAGGCAGCTGTTTTTGTGATTGCTTTTATTGTGGTAGTTACGAATATTCTGACCGATGTAGCCTACCGTCTGCTCGATCCGCGGATTAAATACAACTAG
- a CDS encoding M20 metallopeptidase family protein produces MSMDHILSLAQELGSRLTGWRRDLHRHPELGYQETRTAAIVTEHLRNLGLEITTQVGGTGVVGLLRGEQDGPTIALRADMDALPIQDLKETEYRSQNAGVAHLCGHDAHTSMLMGAAELLTGLGKPQHGNIKFIFQPAEEGLAGAKAMIDDGVLENPKVDAIAGIHMFPGLDTGTLGVSKGVAFASTDSLKLKIIGKGGHAARPQEGIDAIAVSAQVISALQNIPSRMVDPLEPVVITIGTISGGYMGAALAPEVEMVGTVRTLSAGVRSQLPSLIEQVVSGVCSSFGAGYELSYGEGYPIVLNDEDMVDLMTETSEQLLGRKVWNYIKPSTGGEDFAFYCEQVPGVFFRLGSGNADESTRYPLHHPKFDLDETALPDGVAMLSAIALNFVNRT; encoded by the coding sequence ATGTCCATGGATCATATTCTGAGCCTGGCACAAGAGCTGGGCAGCCGGCTTACCGGCTGGCGGCGCGATTTACACCGGCATCCCGAACTGGGGTACCAGGAAACGCGGACAGCAGCAATAGTAACAGAGCATTTGAGGAATCTTGGGCTTGAAATCACCACACAGGTTGGCGGTACAGGTGTTGTCGGACTGCTGCGGGGAGAACAGGATGGGCCGACCATTGCCCTTCGGGCAGATATGGATGCTCTGCCGATTCAAGACCTCAAGGAAACCGAATACCGCTCACAAAATGCGGGTGTGGCCCACTTATGCGGACACGATGCGCATACCAGCATGCTGATGGGCGCTGCAGAGCTGCTTACCGGTCTGGGGAAGCCGCAGCATGGGAATATTAAATTTATCTTTCAGCCGGCGGAAGAAGGACTGGCGGGTGCCAAAGCGATGATTGACGACGGGGTGCTTGAGAACCCCAAGGTCGATGCCATTGCCGGCATTCACATGTTCCCGGGTCTGGACACAGGCACCTTAGGCGTTTCCAAGGGGGTAGCCTTTGCTTCGACGGACAGTCTTAAGCTCAAGATCATCGGCAAGGGAGGACATGCCGCCCGTCCGCAAGAAGGGATAGATGCAATAGCTGTATCCGCCCAAGTAATCTCGGCGCTCCAAAACATTCCGAGCCGGATGGTGGATCCGCTGGAACCGGTCGTAATTACCATCGGCACAATCAGCGGCGGCTACATGGGGGCAGCTCTGGCCCCGGAAGTCGAGATGGTAGGGACGGTGCGTACGTTGTCCGCAGGCGTTCGTTCGCAATTGCCGAGCCTTATTGAGCAAGTGGTTTCCGGAGTGTGCAGCTCCTTTGGAGCGGGCTACGAGCTGAGCTATGGCGAAGGCTATCCGATCGTGCTGAACGATGAGGATATGGTAGATCTGATGACAGAGACCAGTGAGCAGCTGCTGGGCAGAAAGGTATGGAATTACATTAAGCCATCCACAGGCGGCGAAGATTTTGCCTTTTATTGCGAACAGGTTCCTGGAGTATTCTTCCGACTGGGGTCCGGGAATGCTGACGAGAGCACACGTTACCCGCTGCACCATCCGAAGTTTGACCTTGATGAAACGGCCCTTCCGGACGGGGTTGCGATGTTGTCGGCGATCGCCTTGAATTTTGTGAACCGAACCTAG
- a CDS encoding ABC transporter permease, protein MTGSTLSGSLDGAIDGLVAEGKPSGFGLGWKRLLRSKTGTFGAVLVLLVTLTALLAPLLAGQDPAAIDPLNRLKPPMWMDGGSAAHWLGTDNLGRDMWSRIVYGSRVSLIVGIGAVLVSGLIGAALGLLSGFYGKWVDAVIMRVADSFMAIPTILFMLVVLAVVGPGLTTLIFVIGVTNWVSYTRVVRGEVLSIKERDFVKAARSVGAKNGRIVLKHILPNILSSFIVLSGMNVATTIIMEASLSFLGLGIKPPAVSWGGMLSDGRQYIATSWWVATFPGIAITITVLGVIFLGDWLRDVLDPHMKAKG, encoded by the coding sequence ATGACAGGGTCTACTCTGAGTGGATCACTGGATGGAGCCATCGACGGGCTCGTTGCAGAAGGTAAGCCGTCCGGGTTCGGACTGGGCTGGAAAAGGCTGCTGCGCAGCAAGACCGGAACCTTCGGCGCTGTTCTGGTGCTGCTCGTTACACTGACAGCGCTGCTTGCACCGCTGCTCGCCGGGCAGGACCCGGCTGCGATTGACCCGCTTAACCGGCTGAAGCCGCCGATGTGGATGGATGGCGGCTCTGCAGCCCACTGGCTGGGCACAGATAATCTCGGCCGGGATATGTGGAGCCGGATCGTCTATGGTTCGCGCGTCTCGCTGATCGTAGGCATCGGGGCTGTACTCGTCTCAGGGCTGATCGGCGCGGCACTCGGCTTGCTGTCAGGCTTCTACGGTAAATGGGTGGATGCGGTGATTATGCGGGTAGCTGACTCTTTTATGGCTATTCCGACAATTCTGTTCATGCTCGTTGTGCTGGCTGTAGTCGGTCCCGGACTGACTACGCTGATCTTCGTCATCGGGGTGACAAATTGGGTGTCCTACACCCGTGTCGTGCGCGGAGAGGTGCTTAGCATCAAAGAACGGGACTTCGTCAAAGCGGCGAGATCGGTAGGGGCGAAGAACGGGCGGATCGTGCTTAAGCATATTTTGCCCAATATTCTCTCTTCGTTCATTGTCCTCTCCGGGATGAATGTGGCGACGACCATTATTATGGAAGCCTCTCTAAGCTTTCTGGGGCTCGGCATCAAGCCTCCGGCTGTCTCCTGGGGCGGCATGCTGAGTGACGGCAGACAATATATAGCAACAAGCTGGTGGGTTGCAACATTTCCGGGGATAGCGATTACCATAACCGTGCTCGGTGTTATTTTTCTGGGCGACTGGCTTCGTGATGTGCTGGACCCGCATATGAAGGCGAAAGGATAA
- a CDS encoding ABC transporter substrate-binding protein, which produces MTKRKWTSGLLTFLVAAVVLSGCGGNNATGGNTAQSAAPAAGSNTAEQGSKVLTIANITDIESFDPHNNNNTVSESVLVNVFDYLLKNDSEQKKVPGLATSWEQVDDTTWRFHLREGVTFHNGDPFTAADVKYTIERVAKDSALKQNSYFKNIVEVKAVDDLTVDIITTGPDPLLLNRLSKMGAGILPSKYIEENGIDAFLKQPVGTGPYKFSKWTKDDRVELVKNDNYFDGAPKWDEVVFRSIPEASTRVSELLAGGIDIAAGIPSTDVARVEDADRKQIVKAPIQRVLQLILRQTEGSPTADPKVREAIDLSIDKQGIVDSIAGGAGIVTRTSVTPGNFGADASLYKQSLYDQAKAKELLKEAGYAEGSPELTISVSSQYKEYSEVVAAMLEQTGFKVNLDVLEPSAFSERYSSKSFKEIFMIGIGNSLFDASNNYNRFLAEEAKGETDYNNPEVEKLLQQALVNMDPASREEEYKQVQQILADDRPAVYLFQMEGIYGTNDRVTFTPRSDEMFFAEEITPANE; this is translated from the coding sequence ATGACAAAGCGTAAATGGACTTCAGGCTTGTTAACGTTTCTGGTAGCGGCAGTGGTGTTATCCGGCTGCGGAGGTAACAATGCGACTGGCGGGAATACGGCACAGAGCGCGGCACCTGCAGCAGGCAGCAATACTGCAGAACAGGGCAGTAAAGTGCTGACGATTGCTAATATCACCGATATTGAGAGCTTTGATCCGCACAACAACAACAATACGGTCAGTGAATCGGTGCTGGTCAATGTGTTCGACTACCTGCTCAAGAATGACAGCGAACAGAAGAAGGTGCCTGGACTGGCCACCTCCTGGGAGCAGGTGGATGATACCACCTGGCGTTTCCACTTGCGTGAAGGCGTGACCTTTCATAACGGAGATCCGTTTACGGCCGCAGACGTGAAATATACGATTGAACGTGTAGCCAAGGACAGTGCGCTCAAGCAGAACTCATATTTTAAAAACATTGTTGAAGTAAAGGCAGTTGATGATCTGACCGTCGACATTATTACTACCGGGCCGGACCCGCTGCTCCTGAACCGTCTCTCGAAGATGGGCGCAGGCATTCTGCCTTCCAAGTATATTGAAGAGAACGGCATTGATGCCTTTCTGAAACAGCCGGTAGGTACAGGTCCTTACAAGTTCAGCAAATGGACAAAGGATGATCGTGTAGAGCTGGTGAAGAACGATAATTATTTCGATGGGGCGCCAAAATGGGATGAAGTTGTGTTCCGTTCCATTCCGGAAGCTTCTACCCGTGTCTCTGAACTGCTCGCCGGAGGAATCGACATTGCTGCCGGAATTCCATCTACCGATGTAGCCCGTGTGGAAGATGCTGATCGTAAACAAATTGTTAAAGCGCCTATCCAGCGGGTACTGCAGTTGATCCTTCGTCAGACTGAAGGCAGCCCAACCGCCGATCCGAAAGTTAGAGAAGCAATTGATCTGTCGATTGACAAGCAAGGGATTGTAGACAGTATTGCCGGCGGAGCCGGTATTGTCACCCGTACCTCTGTAACTCCAGGTAACTTCGGAGCGGATGCCTCTCTCTACAAGCAAAGTTTGTATGATCAGGCCAAAGCCAAGGAATTGTTGAAGGAAGCCGGTTATGCTGAGGGCAGTCCGGAGCTGACGATCTCCGTATCCTCGCAGTACAAAGAGTACTCCGAAGTCGTGGCCGCCATGCTGGAGCAGACAGGATTCAAGGTCAATCTGGATGTGCTGGAGCCGAGTGCATTCAGCGAGCGTTACAGCTCGAAGTCCTTTAAAGAAATCTTCATGATCGGGATCGGCAACTCCCTGTTCGATGCCTCCAACAACTACAACCGTTTCCTGGCGGAAGAGGCGAAGGGTGAGACGGATTACAATAATCCGGAAGTCGAGAAGCTCCTGCAGCAAGCACTGGTGAACATGGACCCCGCCTCGCGTGAAGAAGAATACAAGCAGGTGCAGCAGATTCTGGCGGATGACCGCCCAGCTGTATATTTGTTCCAGATGGAAGGAATCTACGGGACTAATGACCGTGTGACCTTCACACCGAGAAGCGACGAAATGTTCTTCGCAGAGGAAATCACGCCTGCTAATGAATAG
- a CDS encoding M20 family metallopeptidase — MTDWKSKVLAAIDAEQDQLLELCSQLIRFPSENPPGDSREISAFIIDYLKQAGIDTSIHPATDTMLNLVSTLGTGAEQPSGKNLIFCGHTDVVPAGDRSRWDFDPFCGDIVDGYLLGRGASDMKAGLAGLIYVTALLSKLGVPLGGDLSLLIVPDEETGGHLGVPWVLERGLISGTAAVIAEPSGPLNPTIGQKGSCWFEFTVEGTPGHGSLSPVVGDSAIVKAAKGIEALQRLWDIKVDIPDEVKEIIRISQDYVKEREQDGSIAYQVFDHVTVNIGTIQGGTKVNVVADRCTIQVDSRVPFGVDYRDVLDRARSLLLEAGIESEVKGFGFQGNANWTSNEEPVVSDLVESICEVSGEEAYGVLQWASSDARHFRTHNIPVLQYGPAELSTIHNFNEKAPVWQIIQCAKVYALTALKYLGVEDTEN, encoded by the coding sequence ATGACTGACTGGAAAAGCAAAGTGCTGGCGGCGATTGATGCAGAGCAGGATCAGCTGCTGGAGCTGTGCTCACAGCTCATCCGTTTTCCCTCGGAGAATCCCCCGGGCGATTCGCGCGAGATCAGCGCTTTTATCATTGATTATTTGAAGCAGGCTGGCATAGATACAAGTATCCATCCGGCAACCGATACGATGCTGAATCTGGTGTCTACACTGGGTACAGGGGCTGAACAGCCGTCCGGCAAAAACCTGATCTTCTGCGGACATACGGATGTCGTGCCTGCCGGAGACCGATCGCGCTGGGATTTCGATCCGTTCTGCGGAGATATCGTTGACGGCTATCTGCTGGGCAGAGGGGCCTCCGATATGAAAGCCGGCCTGGCCGGGCTGATCTATGTGACAGCGCTGCTGTCGAAGCTGGGCGTTCCGCTGGGAGGCGACTTGTCCCTCCTGATCGTGCCGGATGAAGAAACCGGCGGCCACCTGGGTGTGCCTTGGGTGCTGGAACGCGGCTTGATCAGCGGAACGGCAGCAGTTATCGCCGAGCCTTCCGGTCCGCTGAACCCGACGATCGGGCAAAAGGGCAGCTGCTGGTTCGAATTCACCGTCGAAGGCACGCCGGGCCACGGCAGCCTGTCGCCGGTTGTCGGCGACAGCGCGATTGTCAAAGCAGCCAAGGGCATCGAGGCCTTGCAGCGTCTCTGGGATATCAAAGTCGATATTCCAGATGAAGTGAAGGAGATCATCCGCATCTCGCAGGATTATGTGAAGGAGCGCGAACAGGACGGCTCGATCGCCTATCAGGTATTCGATCATGTGACGGTGAATATCGGAACGATCCAGGGCGGAACCAAAGTAAATGTGGTGGCGGACCGCTGCACGATCCAGGTCGATTCCCGTGTACCGTTCGGCGTAGACTACCGTGATGTGCTTGACCGTGCCCGTTCCCTGCTGCTGGAGGCAGGCATTGAGTCCGAAGTGAAGGGCTTCGGCTTCCAGGGCAATGCCAACTGGACCTCGAATGAGGAGCCGGTCGTCAGTGACCTGGTGGAGAGCATCTGTGAAGTCAGCGGGGAAGAAGCTTACGGGGTGCTACAATGGGCGTCCAGTGATGCCCGCCATTTCCGGACGCATAACATACCTGTACTGCAATACGGCCCGGCTGAGCTGTCAACGATTCATAACTTTAACGAGAAGGCACCGGTCTGGCAGATCATCCAATGTGCGAAAGTATATGCCCTGACGGCACTTAAATATCTGGGCGTGGAAGATACAGAGAACTGA
- a CDS encoding ABC transporter ATP-binding protein gives MTELLEVSGLCTEFQTAAGTIRAVDGISLSVRKGETLGIVGESGCGKSITSLSIMQLLPKRISRIASGHIRFEGKDMLEMSMKEVRGIRGNRIAMIFQEPMTSLNPVFKIGRQISESARYHLKLSKKEAAERAVEMLRKVGIPRPEKIAQQYAHQLSGGMRQRVMIAMAMVCNPQLLIADEPTTALDVTIQAQILDLMRELQVKEGMSILMITHDLGVVAEMCDRVVIMYAGQIVEETDVAALYSNPLHPYTRGLLASLPQLAGDEDRLSSIPGQVPNPANLPSGCRFAPRCPVAVERCSEKLPELLEVQPGHTCRCILQQEGVI, from the coding sequence ATGACAGAACTGCTGGAAGTATCAGGGCTATGCACCGAATTTCAGACAGCGGCAGGCACGATCCGCGCGGTGGACGGCATCAGTCTGTCAGTGCGCAAAGGGGAGACGCTGGGGATTGTCGGCGAATCCGGCTGCGGCAAAAGTATCACCTCCCTGTCGATCATGCAGCTTCTGCCCAAACGGATTAGCCGGATTGCCTCCGGCCACATCAGGTTTGAGGGCAAGGATATGCTGGAGATGTCGATGAAGGAGGTGCGGGGTATCCGGGGCAACCGGATTGCGATGATTTTTCAGGAGCCGATGACCTCGCTGAATCCGGTATTTAAGATCGGCCGCCAGATTTCTGAATCTGCGCGCTACCATTTGAAGCTGAGCAAGAAGGAAGCGGCGGAGCGGGCGGTGGAGATGCTGCGCAAGGTTGGGATTCCCCGGCCGGAAAAGATCGCGCAGCAGTATGCCCATCAGCTCTCCGGAGGCATGCGCCAGCGGGTAATGATCGCGATGGCGATGGTCTGCAATCCCCAGCTGCTGATCGCGGATGAGCCTACAACGGCACTGGACGTAACCATTCAGGCACAGATCCTTGATCTGATGCGCGAGCTGCAGGTGAAGGAGGGCATGTCCATTCTGATGATTACGCATGATCTTGGCGTAGTCGCCGAGATGTGTGACCGGGTCGTCATTATGTATGCCGGTCAGATCGTGGAAGAGACGGATGTAGCTGCCTTGTACAGCAATCCGCTGCATCCGTATACCCGGGGGCTGCTGGCTTCCCTGCCTCAGCTTGCGGGTGATGAGGACCGGCTCAGCTCCATCCCGGGCCAGGTGCCGAATCCGGCTAACCTGCCGTCCGGGTGCCGGTTCGCGCCGCGCTGTCCGGTGGCTGTAGAGCGCTGCAGTGAGAAGCTTCCGGAGCTGCTTGAGGTGCAGCCGGGCCACACATGCCGCTGTATTCTGCAGCAGGAGGGAGTCATATGA
- a CDS encoding FadR/GntR family transcriptional regulator — translation MQLQFPLQFEKVNSKKVSDFILEQLEEAIILKELLSEEQLPTERELATIFNASRLAVREALGQLEANGLIEKRVGAKGGTFVLPVTMNSHRRTKKEIEREWDKMLKVFEFRMLIEPEAAFLAAGRITPEELEQLQELLDMSRAEDCPRELFRALDVKFHLNIAKSSNNLYFEKAVRQIRTQINPALDLMPYNHEIRSVNCENHSLLLEAIQARDAGLSKEIMRQHIAKSAEAIYTRVFDGGERG, via the coding sequence ATGCAGCTTCAATTTCCATTGCAATTCGAGAAAGTGAACTCCAAAAAGGTAAGTGATTTTATCCTCGAACAATTAGAGGAGGCTATTATTCTGAAGGAGCTGCTCTCTGAGGAGCAGCTGCCAACGGAGAGGGAGCTTGCGACAATCTTTAATGCCAGCCGGCTGGCAGTACGTGAAGCGCTCGGGCAGCTTGAAGCCAATGGGCTGATTGAGAAGCGTGTGGGTGCCAAAGGCGGAACCTTTGTCCTCCCGGTTACGATGAACTCCCACCGCCGCACGAAAAAAGAAATTGAGCGGGAATGGGACAAGATGCTCAAGGTATTCGAGTTCCGAATGCTGATTGAACCGGAGGCAGCCTTTCTTGCAGCCGGACGGATTACACCGGAGGAATTGGAACAGCTTCAGGAGCTTTTGGATATGAGCAGAGCTGAGGATTGTCCACGGGAATTGTTCCGGGCGCTGGATGTGAAGTTCCATCTGAATATCGCGAAGTCTTCCAATAATCTGTATTTTGAAAAAGCGGTTCGCCAGATCCGGACGCAGATTAATCCTGCACTCGATCTGATGCCGTATAACCATGAAATCCGCTCAGTAAACTGTGAGAATCATAGCCTTCTGCTTGAAGCTATTCAGGCCAGGGATGCCGGGCTGTCCAAAGAAATTATGCGTCAGCACATTGCCAAATCGGCGGAAGCTATTTATACAAGGGTTTTTGACGGAGGAGAGAGGGGGTAG